A window of Streptomyces profundus genomic DNA:
AGGCGCAGCAGCCCCGGGGCGTCGCCGGCCAGCCAGCCCAGGGCGGCCACCGCCGCCAGCTCGGCGGGGAAGTCCTGGTGCGGGTCGGAGCCGAACCGGGCGCGGTAGTCGTCGACGGCGAGTCCTTCGGCCTGGAGCAGGGACTGGAGCAGATGGCGGCGTCTGGCCTCGCCGGCGTCGACGGCGCGGCCGTGCTCGGCGCGGCTGAAGTCCTCGGTGGCGGTGTAGGCGTCGATGATGCCTCGGATCTCCCGCATGTCGACCGCGTAGTCGAAGGAGTAGTGCAGCGTGGAGGTGTAGGAGCGGGCGCCGCAGCCGAGACCGATCATGCCGTCGGTCTGGCAGGCGTAGTCGTCGGGGCCCTGGGCGGGCGCGTCGACGCGACGGAACATCCGCATCGACGCCTGTTGGTAGCCGTGGGCCAGCAGATGGTCCCGGCCCTCGCAGTAACGGCGCAGCCGGGTCTCGTCCCAGGCGAGGTCGGCGGCGAGCCGGTCGGGGTGGCGGCCGAGGCCGGTCAACGGGCGGACATAGAGCGGGTAGAGGTAGATCTCCTCGGGCCGCCAGGCCAGGGCGGCGTCCAGGGAGTGGCGCCAACTGGCCGCCGTCTGACCGTCGATGCCGTAGATCAGGTCGATGTTCAGGACGGGGATGCGGGCGTCGCGGATCCGGCCGATGGCCGACTCGACGTCGGCCCGCCGCTGTGGGCGGA
This region includes:
- a CDS encoding STM4012 family radical SAM protein, translated to MTVAAAPTHQLPRQRPYQHYVYAYPHKTAYRALPDRPRLADLWAGESRRALSLYAHIPFCEVRCGFCNLFTRVGAPDGLTGRYLDALERQAVAVREALGDGEPLRFSNAAFGGGTPTFLTADELSRLCDIAEQRMGADLRTIPLSVEASPATATADRLAVLAERGATRLSLGVQSFVDSEARAAVRPQRRADVESAIGRIRDARIPVLNIDLIYGIDGQTAASWRHSLDAALAWRPEEIYLYPLYVRPLTGLGRHPDRLAADLAWDETRLRRYCEGRDHLLAHGYQQASMRMFRRVDAPAQGPDDYACQTDGMIGLGCGARSYTSTLHYSFDYAVDMREIRGIIDAYTATEDFSRAEHGRAVDAGEARRRHLLQSLLQAEGLAVDDYRARFGSDPHQDFPAELAAVAALGWLAGDAPGLLRLSPEGLAHSDAVGPVFFSPEVRAAMAAHEPR